The Parvibaculaceae bacterium PLY_AMNH_Bact1 genome window below encodes:
- a CDS encoding acyl-CoA dehydrogenase family protein (Derived by automated computational analysis using gene prediction method: Protein Homology. GO_function: GO:0016627 - oxidoreductase activity, acting on the CH-CH group of donors [Evidence IEA]), with protein MDLSFSPEDEAFRKEVRDFIAEHYTDDIRDQVSRSKNGYIDKHLHVKWQKSLAKKGWATPNWPVEHGGPDFTATQKYIFDVEMSGAHVPHTVPFGITMVAPVIMKFGTEEQKKKFLPDIQETNVWWCQGYSEPGSGSDLASLQMKAENKGDHYVLNGSKIWTSVAQHADWIFCLVRTSNEGKRQEGISFVLVPMDSPGVKVEPIVCLDGSPAPHQEVNQVFFDDVKIPIENRIGEENKGWTYAKYLLEFERGNAYSPGLYHSLQNIRKIAADTDIDGGKLIDQPEFKAKVSDIENQVRAMEFTELRIFSALSTGGNVGPESSLLKCRGTELQQACTELALEAVGSYAQPYVEDTLIQSNEPDVGPSYAKVIAPYYFSVRKTSIFAGSNEVQRNIMAKAVLGL; from the coding sequence ATGGACCTCTCTTTTAGTCCAGAAGACGAAGCCTTCCGCAAGGAAGTGCGTGACTTCATCGCAGAACACTACACAGACGATATTCGTGATCAGGTGTCGCGGTCGAAGAACGGATATATCGACAAGCATTTGCATGTGAAATGGCAGAAGTCGCTCGCTAAGAAAGGTTGGGCAACACCCAACTGGCCGGTCGAGCATGGCGGCCCAGACTTCACGGCAACTCAGAAATATATCTTCGATGTAGAAATGAGTGGGGCTCATGTGCCGCACACAGTTCCTTTCGGCATCACCATGGTGGCGCCGGTCATCATGAAGTTTGGTACCGAAGAGCAGAAGAAGAAGTTCCTGCCCGACATTCAGGAAACGAATGTCTGGTGGTGCCAGGGTTATTCTGAGCCAGGTTCTGGCTCTGACCTTGCATCCCTGCAGATGAAAGCCGAAAACAAAGGCGATCACTATGTGCTGAACGGCTCCAAGATCTGGACGTCCGTTGCACAGCATGCAGATTGGATTTTCTGTCTTGTGCGGACATCCAACGAAGGCAAGCGCCAGGAAGGTATTTCCTTCGTGCTGGTCCCAATGGATTCTCCAGGCGTGAAAGTCGAACCCATCGTCTGTCTTGATGGCTCACCGGCACCGCACCAGGAAGTGAACCAGGTCTTCTTCGATGATGTGAAGATTCCGATTGAGAATCGTATCGGTGAAGAAAACAAAGGTTGGACCTACGCCAAGTACCTGCTCGAGTTTGAGCGCGGCAATGCTTATTCGCCGGGTCTCTATCACTCGCTTCAGAACATCCGTAAGATTGCAGCGGACACCGACATTGACGGTGGCAAGCTGATCGATCAGCCGGAATTCAAAGCCAAGGTCTCCGACATTGAAAACCAGGTTCGCGCCATGGAATTCACAGAGTTGCGGATTTTCTCTGCGCTTTCAACTGGCGGCAATGTCGGTCCTGAAAGCTCGCTCTTGAAATGCCGCGGTACAGAGCTGCAGCAGGCATGCACAGAGCTGGCTCTTGAAGCTGTTGGTTCTTATGCACAGCCTTATGTCGAGGACACACTGATCCAGTCCAATGAACCGGATGTGGGGCCGTCTTACGCAAAGGTAATTGCGCCCTATTATTTCTCGGTTCGCAAAACGTCGATCTTTGCGGGCTCGAATGAAGTACAGCGCAACATCATGGCGAAAGCGGTGCTGGGCCTCTAA
- a CDS encoding GNAT family N-acetyltransferase (Derived by automated computational analysis using gene prediction method: Protein Homology.): MSVHDVNIRKADEADIQELARVWNESWHAGHAHLDPVAARFRDLPYFEARIGSGLERMIVAEEDGKIVGFSGWEGDGIGQVFIAPSHFGKNVAPRLLATVEAILKAEGRERIWLHCAVGNDRARRFYEKHGWHVVKEFDDEIGTHDGPRPMRSWHMEKEV; the protein is encoded by the coding sequence ATGTCCGTACACGATGTGAATATTCGAAAAGCTGATGAGGCAGACATTCAGGAACTAGCTCGAGTCTGGAACGAGAGTTGGCATGCGGGACATGCACATCTGGACCCCGTAGCCGCCAGGTTCCGTGATCTACCCTATTTTGAAGCCCGCATCGGCTCCGGCTTGGAGCGCATGATTGTTGCAGAGGAAGACGGGAAGATTGTCGGCTTTTCAGGGTGGGAGGGTGATGGCATTGGGCAGGTGTTCATAGCCCCCAGCCATTTTGGAAAAAACGTCGCGCCGCGGTTGCTGGCCACAGTCGAGGCAATCTTAAAGGCGGAGGGACGTGAGCGTATCTGGTTGCACTGCGCTGTGGGAAACGACCGCGCGCGCCGGTTCTACGAAAAACATGGATGGCACGTCGTGAAGGAGTTCGACGATGAGATTGGAACTCATGACGGCCCAAGGCCAATGCGCTCCTGGCATATGGAAAAAGAAGTGTGA
- a CDS encoding GNAT family N-acetyltransferase (Derived by automated computational analysis using gene prediction method: Protein Homology.) yields MTVDDPNIRKAEEADFLAIARVWHASWHVSEGLLCPAAAQGRNLAWFEGRAGTNATRMFVAQIQGEIVGFVGWEEDGIDQLFVLPDYFGCGIAQRLLNVAEDVLRSEGHLKIWLHCVKGNDRASRFYEKQGWRVVHEFDAEMKTNTAPVLARALHMEKDL; encoded by the coding sequence ATGACTGTGGATGACCCGAATATTCGTAAAGCAGAAGAGGCAGACTTTCTCGCGATTGCCCGTGTCTGGCATGCCAGTTGGCATGTTAGTGAAGGACTTCTTTGCCCCGCCGCTGCGCAAGGGCGGAACCTCGCTTGGTTTGAGGGGCGGGCGGGAACAAATGCTACGCGCATGTTTGTCGCCCAGATTCAGGGCGAAATTGTTGGCTTCGTCGGATGGGAAGAAGATGGCATCGACCAGCTGTTCGTACTCCCAGACTATTTTGGCTGTGGCATCGCACAGCGCCTTTTGAACGTTGCGGAAGATGTTCTTAGATCGGAAGGACATCTGAAAATCTGGTTGCATTGCGTCAAAGGGAACGACCGGGCGAGTAGGTTTTATGAGAAACAAGGCTGGCGGGTGGTTCATGAGTTTGACGCGGAGATGAAGACCAATACAGCCCCTGTCCTCGCTCGTGCATTGCATATGGAGAAAGATCTCTAG